One Thermoanaerobacter pseudethanolicus ATCC 33223 DNA window includes the following coding sequences:
- the ribD gene encoding bifunctional diaminohydroxyphosphoribosylaminopyrimidine deaminase/5-amino-6-(5-phosphoribosylamino)uracil reductase RibD yields the protein MEEYMKRALTLAEKGWGHTNPNPLVGAVIVKNGKIIGEGYHEYFGGPHAEVNALKNAVEDVKGSTMFVTLEPCSHYGKTPPCVEEIIKSGIKRVYIAMEDPNPKVSGNGIKRLKEAGIEVHVGIMEKKARKLNEIFVKYITTKFPFVIVKSAMSIDGKIACYNGNSKWITNEKSRKFAHKIRGRVSAIMVGVNTVIKDNPMLTTRLEGYKSPVRIIVDSRGRIPFDSNVIRDKTAKTIIATTELMPNNVRKKLEDMDIEVIILKNDNGKVPLKELMIKLGERGIDSVLIEGGGTLNWSALKEGIVDKVMFFISPRIIGGKNALTPVEGIGFSDIGNSIELKDVEIDRIDDDILITAYVRK from the coding sequence TTGGAAGAATATATGAAAAGGGCTTTAACACTGGCTGAAAAAGGATGGGGACATACAAACCCTAATCCACTTGTGGGTGCTGTAATAGTTAAAAATGGAAAAATAATAGGTGAGGGTTATCATGAATATTTTGGAGGGCCACATGCTGAAGTAAATGCATTAAAAAATGCAGTTGAAGATGTCAAAGGTTCTACTATGTTTGTAACACTTGAACCTTGCAGCCATTATGGCAAAACGCCTCCTTGTGTTGAAGAAATAATTAAATCTGGCATTAAGAGAGTGTATATAGCGATGGAAGACCCAAATCCTAAAGTTAGCGGGAACGGTATAAAAAGGTTAAAAGAGGCGGGAATAGAAGTACATGTGGGGATAATGGAGAAAAAAGCGAGGAAACTCAACGAAATATTTGTTAAATATATTACGACAAAATTTCCATTTGTGATAGTAAAATCTGCTATGAGTATTGATGGTAAGATTGCTTGTTATAATGGAAATTCTAAATGGATTACAAATGAGAAATCAAGAAAATTTGCTCATAAAATAAGAGGACGTGTATCCGCGATTATGGTTGGGGTAAATACAGTAATTAAGGATAACCCAATGCTTACAACAAGGTTGGAGGGGTATAAAAGTCCTGTAAGGATTATTGTGGATAGTAGAGGTAGAATTCCATTTGACTCAAATGTAATAAGAGACAAAACGGCAAAAACGATAATTGCTACAACAGAACTTATGCCAAACAATGTGAGAAAGAAGCTTGAAGATATGGATATTGAAGTTATTATATTAAAGAACGACAATGGAAAAGTACCTTTAAAAGAGCTAATGATAAAACTTGGAGAGAGGGGGATTGATAGTGTATTGATTGAAGGCGGTGGGACATTAAATTGGTCTGCACTTAAAGAGGGAATTGTTGATAAAGTTATGTTTTTTATATCACCTAGAATAATAGGAGGAAAAAATGCTTTAACACCTGTAGAAGGTATAGGCTTTTCGGATATAGGAAATTCAATAGAATTAAAAGATGTGGAGATTGATAGAATAGATGATGATATACTAATAACAGCATATGTAAGAAAGTAG
- a CDS encoding riboflavin synthase — translation MFTGIIEETGTVKNIIHGTFTKIVIKCSKVLEGTKIGDSIAVNGVCLTVTNMSNESFAADVMPETMRASNLKDLKIGSIVNLERALQVGRRMGGHIVTGHIDCVGKIIDKRQEKNAFIFKIAINKEFTKYIARKGSIAVDGISLTVVEDGYDYFTVSVIPHTMLKTTLGYKGVGDSVNIEVDILSKYVEKLIGKKDIKDLLKENGFI, via the coding sequence ATGTTTACTGGAATTATAGAAGAAACAGGAACTGTTAAAAATATTATACATGGTACTTTTACAAAAATTGTTATAAAATGTAGTAAAGTCCTTGAGGGAACAAAAATAGGTGATAGTATAGCAGTTAACGGTGTATGTTTAACTGTTACTAATATGTCAAACGAAAGTTTTGCAGCTGACGTTATGCCTGAAACCATGAGAGCAAGCAATTTAAAAGATTTAAAAATTGGAAGCATTGTCAATCTTGAAAGAGCACTTCAAGTTGGAAGGAGAATGGGTGGGCATATCGTAACTGGTCATATAGATTGCGTTGGAAAAATCATAGACAAAAGGCAGGAAAAAAATGCTTTTATATTTAAGATAGCTATCAATAAAGAATTTACAAAATACATTGCCCGTAAGGGAAGTATTGCGGTTGATGGTATAAGTTTAACGGTTGTTGAGGATGGATATGATTATTTTACTGTTTCAGTTATTCCACATACAATGCTTAAGACCACATTGGGTTATAAAGGGGTAGGAGATAGTGTAAATATCGAAGTTGATATACTTTCTAAGTATGTAGAAAAACTAATAGGGAAAAAGGATATAAAAGATTTATTAAAAGAAAATGGATTTATATAG